From Jiangella mangrovi:
GACGTCATCGTGCGGCGCCGGCACGCCGTCCCCAACGCGCTGCTGCCCACCGTCACGCTGATCTTCGTCAATCTCGGCTTCGTGGTGTTCGGCGCCGTGCTGGTCGAGACGATCTTCACCTGGCCCGGTCTGGGCCAGCTGTTCTATTCCGGCCTCAGCGTGCCGGACCTGCCACTGGTGCAGGGGCTGTTCATCCTGTTCTCCGCGGCGGTGATCCTCATGAACCTGCTGGCCGATCTGCTCTACCCCGTCCTCGACCCGAGGGTGCGGCCGTGAACGGGCTGGTGTGGGCCCGCCGACGGCGGACGGTCGCGCGGTTCTGGTCGTCCTACCGGCAGAACCGCGCCGGGGTCTTCGGGCTGGTCGTGCTGGCGCTCTTCGTGCTGACGGCGCTGCTGGCGCCGGTCATCACGCCGGACAACGCGCTGAGCGTCACCCGGCCGCCGGGGTCGCCGCTCGAGGGGCCGAGCGCGGAGTTCCCCCTGGGCACGGACCGCTCCGGCCGCTCGATGATCGACATGATCATCTGGGGGTCGCGGGTCTCGCTGACGGTCGGGTTCTGGGCGACGTTCATCTCGATCGCGTTCGGCACCCTGTTCGGAATCCTGGCCGGGCACTTCGGCGGCTGGGGCTCCAGCCTGCTGATGCGCGTGACCGACTGGTTCCTCGTCATGCCGTCGCTGGTCCTGGGCGTCGCGCTGGCCGCCGTGCTCGGCCGCAGCCTGACGACGATCATCGTCGCCATCGGCGTGACGTCCTGGCCGACGACGGCGCGTCTGGTGCGGGCCCAGACGCTCGCCGTCGAGGCGCGGCCGTACATCGAGCGGGCCCGGGCACTGGGCGGCGGGCACCTGCACGTCATGTCGAACCACGTGCTGCCCAACGTCATGCCGATCGTGCTGGCCCAGACCACGCTGATGGTGGGTTCTGCGATCCTGACGGAGTCGACGTTCGCGTTCCTGGGGCTCGGCGACCCGACGACGGCGTCCTGGGGCGCGACCATCCAGGCGGCCCGCGACGTCGGCGCCGTCAGCTCGCGGATGTGGTGGTACATCCTGCCGCCGGGCATCGCGATCGTGCTGGTCGTGCTGGCGTTCACGCTGGTCGGCCGCGCCATCGAGGGCGTCCTGAACCCGAAGCTGAGGGAGCGCCGCTGATGGCTCTGCTCGAGGTCGACGACCTGACGGTCACCTACCGGACCGCCGGGGGCGACGTGCCCGCCGTGCGCGGCGTGTCGTTCGCGCTGGACGCCGGCCAGAAGCTGGGCCTGGCCGGCGAGTCCGGCTGCGGCAAGTCGACCATGGCGCTGGCGCTGCTGCGGCTGCTGCCGACCACGGCCCGCTTTACCGGTGAAATCCGCTTCGACGGTGAGGACGTCCTGTCGATGTCGTGGGGCCGGCTGCGGGCGGTCCGCTGGGCCGGCGCATCGATCGTCTTCCAGGGCGCCATGCACTCGCTCAACGCCGTCCAGCGCATCGGCGCGCAGATCGCCGAGCCGATCCGGCTGCACTCCCCCAAGACGGGCGACGCGGAGGTCCGGCGCCGCGTCGGCGAGCTGCTCGAGCACGTCGGCCTGCCCGCCCGGCGCGCCGACGCCTACCCGCACGAGCTGTCCGGCGGGCAGCGCCAGCGGGTCATGATCGCCATGGCGCTGGCCTGCGACCCGCAGCTGATCGTCGCCGACGAGCCGACGACCGCGCTGGACGTGATGATCCAGGCGCAGATCCTGACGCTGATCGAGTCGCTGGTCGCCGAGCAGGGCATCAGCCTGCTGATGATCAGCCACGACCTGTCCGTGCTCGCCGACACCTGCGACCGGCTCGCCGTCATGTACGCCGGCCGCATCGTCGAGGAGGGCCCGGCGGCGACGGTGTTCGGCGCGGCCCGGCACCCCTACGGCGCGGCGCTGGCGGCGGCGTTCCCGCGGATCGGCGACCCGGCGTCGCGACGGCGGCCGCAGGGCCTGGCCGGCGACCCGCCCGACCCCGCCGACCTCCCCGCCGGGTGCGCGTTCCACCCCCGCTGCGCCGTGCGGCTGGACCACTGCGAC
This genomic window contains:
- a CDS encoding ABC transporter ATP-binding protein; translation: MALLEVDDLTVTYRTAGGDVPAVRGVSFALDAGQKLGLAGESGCGKSTMALALLRLLPTTARFTGEIRFDGEDVLSMSWGRLRAVRWAGASIVFQGAMHSLNAVQRIGAQIAEPIRLHSPKTGDAEVRRRVGELLEHVGLPARRADAYPHELSGGQRQRVMIAMALACDPQLIVADEPTTALDVMIQAQILTLIESLVAEQGISLLMISHDLSVLADTCDRLAVMYAGRIVEEGPAATVFGAARHPYGAALAAAFPRIGDPASRRRPQGLAGDPPDPADLPAGCAFHPRCAVRLDHCDAVDPELWPTADRQVPDGGEFRKVREARPAGDGARAACVRVLPDDGVGLAASERESA
- a CDS encoding ABC transporter permease subunit; the encoded protein is MNGLVWARRRRTVARFWSSYRQNRAGVFGLVVLALFVLTALLAPVITPDNALSVTRPPGSPLEGPSAEFPLGTDRSGRSMIDMIIWGSRVSLTVGFWATFISIAFGTLFGILAGHFGGWGSSLLMRVTDWFLVMPSLVLGVALAAVLGRSLTTIIVAIGVTSWPTTARLVRAQTLAVEARPYIERARALGGGHLHVMSNHVLPNVMPIVLAQTTLMVGSAILTESTFAFLGLGDPTTASWGATIQAARDVGAVSSRMWWYILPPGIAIVLVVLAFTLVGRAIEGVLNPKLRERR